In the Deinococcus ficus genome, one interval contains:
- a CDS encoding EAL domain-containing protein — MTDLAVPPPGGLGPRRPGPAHLPATDLAARLAEADGLLVTSPERSLHLAFRARLDAARARDTRQEALAVTLMGYAQYLLGRLPEAQGHFGEAAELARPLAPDPVHARILNGQALCFMRLGNAGQALECHMQALKLSESLGDDRSRARAMNNIGVMLLDLREFEEALRYIEDARAIAGTLGLTEIHFSTSINLAHTLQELGRHAEALELNRATLPDVREAGLREREALLNSNLSQNLLGLGQHTLALEHSDAALALREAVSDPENLCRLLVARGRILTALHRGEEAHAALEDALALARTHSIRRSESEARWALAALLDGQGAHREAFEQLRLRDAAERQLMREMLERRTQRMTAQLQLERVEQRAREIEQRRKELQDANNALLITQQSLQYYVQHDALTGLKNRPAFENDLQRALGAVTGLPGQAPGQQVSLIFIDLDHFKVVNDTLGHPVGDELLRQVARRLSAALPPGGVVARQGGDEFTVLLTHGPGQPDGMTLAAQLQGLLSEPFDLAGQPLVLTTSIGVAVAPQDGHDVVTLYKNADLAMYEAKTDRNDLRRYTPALSEAAHQRLTIVQELRSAVQSGELLLHYQPIVDARTLTPVKLEALMRWQHPVRGLLSADRFIRVLEHSELAYGATLWVLRRALTDLKLWRRRWPQLQVSVNVSPRDLARTDMAAHLRAILDDVGLPASALELEMTEYAALSDVSWRPYTALLEEGLGVAIDDFGTGYSSMSRLAHTPARTLKIDRSLIQRLSPEPEDADRSGQIVRTLITFAHTYGLTTVAEGVEEDWQLALLSSWYCDLIQGYLVARPMAAAPLGEFLNDLLEP, encoded by the coding sequence GTGACCGACCTGGCCGTCCCACCACCGGGCGGCCTCGGACCGCGCCGGCCCGGTCCGGCCCACCTGCCGGCCACTGACCTTGCCGCCCGCCTGGCCGAGGCGGACGGCCTGCTCGTCACCAGCCCCGAGCGCAGCCTGCACCTGGCCTTCCGGGCCCGCCTGGACGCCGCGCGCGCACGGGACACCCGGCAAGAGGCACTCGCCGTGACTCTGATGGGTTACGCGCAGTACCTGCTGGGCCGCCTCCCTGAAGCCCAGGGGCACTTCGGGGAGGCGGCGGAACTGGCCCGCCCGCTCGCGCCGGACCCCGTGCACGCCCGCATCCTGAACGGTCAGGCGCTGTGCTTCATGCGCCTGGGGAACGCCGGTCAGGCCCTGGAATGCCACATGCAGGCCCTGAAACTCTCGGAGAGCCTGGGGGACGACCGCAGCCGGGCGCGCGCCATGAACAACATCGGCGTGATGCTGCTGGACCTGCGCGAGTTCGAGGAGGCGCTGCGCTACATCGAGGACGCGCGGGCCATCGCCGGAACCCTGGGACTCACCGAGATTCACTTCAGCACGTCCATCAACCTCGCGCACACCCTGCAGGAACTCGGCCGCCACGCCGAGGCCCTGGAGCTCAACCGCGCCACCCTCCCGGACGTGCGCGAGGCGGGGCTGCGGGAACGCGAGGCGCTGCTGAACTCCAACCTGTCGCAGAACCTGCTGGGGCTCGGGCAGCACACCCTGGCCCTGGAACACTCGGACGCCGCGCTGGCCCTGCGGGAGGCGGTCAGCGACCCGGAGAACCTGTGCCGCCTGCTGGTGGCCCGCGGCCGGATCCTGACGGCCCTGCACCGTGGCGAAGAGGCCCACGCGGCCCTGGAAGACGCCCTGGCCCTCGCCCGGACGCACAGCATCCGCCGCAGCGAGAGCGAGGCCCGCTGGGCCCTGGCCGCCCTGCTGGACGGCCAGGGCGCCCACCGGGAGGCCTTCGAGCAGCTGCGCCTGCGGGACGCCGCCGAACGGCAGCTGATGCGCGAGATGCTGGAGCGCCGCACCCAGCGCATGACCGCCCAGCTGCAGCTGGAACGGGTGGAACAGCGCGCCCGGGAGATCGAGCAGCGCCGCAAGGAACTGCAGGACGCGAACAACGCCCTGCTGATCACCCAGCAGAGCCTGCAGTACTACGTGCAGCACGACGCCCTGACCGGCCTGAAGAACCGCCCGGCCTTCGAGAATGACTTGCAGCGCGCCCTGGGCGCCGTGACCGGCCTGCCCGGCCAGGCGCCCGGCCAGCAGGTCAGCCTGATCTTCATCGACCTGGACCACTTCAAGGTCGTCAACGACACCCTGGGCCACCCCGTCGGGGACGAGCTGCTGCGGCAGGTCGCCCGGCGCCTGAGCGCGGCCCTACCGCCCGGCGGCGTGGTCGCCAGGCAGGGCGGAGACGAGTTCACGGTGCTGCTCACGCACGGCCCCGGCCAGCCGGACGGCATGACGCTCGCCGCCCAGCTGCAGGGCCTGCTCTCCGAACCCTTCGACCTGGCGGGGCAGCCGCTCGTCCTGACCACCTCGATCGGCGTGGCGGTCGCCCCGCAGGACGGGCACGACGTCGTGACGCTGTACAAGAACGCCGACCTCGCCATGTACGAGGCGAAGACCGACCGCAACGACCTGCGCCGCTACACCCCGGCCCTCAGCGAGGCCGCCCACCAGCGCCTGACCATCGTGCAGGAACTGCGCAGCGCCGTGCAGAGCGGCGAACTGCTGCTGCACTACCAGCCCATCGTGGACGCCCGCACCCTGACCCCGGTAAAACTGGAGGCGCTGATGCGCTGGCAGCACCCGGTCCGGGGCCTGCTCAGCGCCGACCGGTTCATCCGCGTGCTGGAACACAGCGAACTCGCGTACGGCGCGACCCTGTGGGTGCTGCGCCGCGCCCTGACCGACCTGAAACTCTGGCGCCGCCGCTGGCCGCAGCTTCAGGTCAGCGTGAACGTGTCCCCCCGCGACCTTGCCCGGACCGACATGGCCGCCCACCTGCGCGCCATCCTGGACGACGTGGGCCTGCCCGCCAGCGCCCTGGAACTGGAGATGACCGAGTACGCCGCGCTGTCCGACGTGTCCTGGCGCCCCTACACGGCCCTGCTGGAAGAGGGCCTGGGCGTCGCCATCGACGACTTCGGCACCGGGTACTCCAGCATGAGCCGGCTGGCGCACACCCCGGCCCGCACCCTGAAGATCGACCGGTCCCTCATCCAGCGCCTGTCGCCGGAGCCGGAGGACGCCGACCGCTCCGGGCAGATCGTGCGCACCCTGATCACCTTCGCGCACACCTACGGCCTGACCACCGTGGCCGAGGGCGTGGAGGAGGACTGGCAGCTGGCCCTGCTGAGCAGCTGGTACTGCGACCTGATTCAGGGGTACCTGGTGGCCCGCCCCATGGCGGCCGCGCCGCTCGGCGAGTTCCTGAACGACCTGCTGGAACCCTGA
- a CDS encoding prephenate dehydrogenase codes for MPPQPPSAPTPPSLPAPLFDTAVIAGVGLIGGSVALGLRSRLLARRIVGVDASLDALREAQALGVVDEIRAAPGEWLREADLVVLAAPMRVLAPLAADLAPYLNPQALVTDVGSVKATIAAELHRLGVRNFVPGHPMAGSERGGVAHARAALLENAVWVLTPTEHTPLTALSRARALVEHLGAAPVVMPPGAHDDLVATVSHLPYLASLALTHLVARDERLSLLAAGGFRDLTRVASGDPRMSRDMVVENREALRLALRRFRTQLDRLEAELDDPEELLAAAQEGKRTRDSLPVVKRSLLPRRHDLVVTISDRPNQIGAVTQALGAAGVNIKDIEVLAIREDGGAMRLGLETPEDVQEAAGILRGAGFDVVGRA; via the coding sequence ATGCCGCCCCAGCCGCCTTCCGCGCCGACCCCGCCCAGCCTGCCCGCCCCGCTGTTCGACACGGCCGTGATCGCCGGGGTGGGCCTGATCGGCGGCAGCGTGGCGCTGGGCCTGCGCAGCCGGCTGCTGGCCCGCCGGATCGTCGGGGTGGACGCCAGCCTGGACGCGCTGCGGGAAGCTCAGGCGCTGGGCGTGGTGGACGAGATCCGCGCCGCACCCGGCGAATGGCTGCGCGAGGCGGACCTGGTGGTGCTGGCCGCCCCGATGCGCGTGCTGGCGCCGCTGGCCGCCGACCTCGCCCCGTACCTGAACCCGCAGGCGCTGGTCACCGACGTGGGCAGCGTGAAGGCCACGATCGCCGCCGAGCTGCACCGGCTGGGCGTGCGGAACTTCGTGCCAGGGCACCCGATGGCCGGCAGCGAGCGGGGCGGGGTGGCGCACGCCCGCGCCGCCCTGCTGGAAAACGCCGTGTGGGTGCTTACGCCCACCGAGCACACGCCCCTGACCGCCCTGAGCCGCGCCCGGGCTCTGGTGGAGCACCTGGGGGCCGCGCCGGTGGTGATGCCACCCGGCGCGCACGACGACCTCGTGGCGACCGTGAGCCACCTGCCGTACCTGGCGAGCCTGGCCCTGACGCATCTGGTCGCGCGGGACGAGCGGCTGAGCCTGCTGGCCGCCGGGGGGTTCCGGGACCTGACGCGCGTAGCGAGCGGCGACCCGCGCATGAGCCGCGACATGGTCGTGGAAAACCGCGAGGCGCTGCGGCTCGCGCTCCGGCGTTTCCGCACGCAGCTCGACCGCCTGGAGGCCGAACTGGACGACCCGGAGGAACTGCTGGCCGCCGCGCAGGAGGGCAAGCGCACCCGGGACAGCCTGCCGGTCGTGAAACGCAGCCTGCTGCCCCGGAGGCACGATCTGGTCGTGACGATCTCCGACCGCCCGAACCAGATCGGCGCGGTGACGCAGGCGCTCGGGGCGGCGGGCGTGAACATCAAGGACATCGAGGTGCTCGCCATCCGCGAGGACGGCGGGGCGATGCGCCTGGGCCTGGAAACCCCGGAGGACGTGCAGGAGGCCGCAGGCATCCTGAGGGGCGCGGGTTTCGACGTGGTCGGCCGCGCCTGA
- a CDS encoding TSUP family transporter: protein MPGPEVLLYGLPLAFLAGFIDAVAGGGGTITLPTLFFMGLSPAQVVATNKLLAIFGSGSATYQFWRKGNVERALVLRLIPLALAGAALGAYLVHFVDPDSFRTLVGVVILLVGALVLVNKRFGTEDRYPGLTARTLALTLPGAFVIGMYDGFLGPGTGTFAMFMFALAGFNLVKSGGNARTLNFATNLGAFLFFLIGGQMVWWLGLPMGAANALGATLGARMAMLRGSGFVKAVYAVIVLLVAMRLFFVR from the coding sequence GTGCCGGGTCCCGAAGTGCTGCTGTACGGTCTGCCGCTGGCCTTCCTGGCCGGCTTCATCGATGCGGTCGCGGGGGGCGGCGGGACGATCACGCTGCCCACCCTGTTCTTCATGGGCCTGAGCCCGGCGCAGGTGGTCGCCACGAACAAGCTGCTGGCGATCTTCGGGTCGGGCAGCGCCACGTACCAGTTCTGGCGCAAGGGGAACGTGGAGCGCGCCCTGGTGCTGCGCCTGATTCCGCTGGCGCTGGCCGGCGCGGCCCTGGGCGCGTACCTGGTGCATTTCGTGGACCCGGACAGTTTCCGCACGCTGGTGGGCGTGGTGATCCTGCTGGTGGGCGCGCTGGTGCTGGTGAACAAGCGCTTCGGCACCGAGGACCGCTATCCGGGCCTGACCGCCCGCACCCTGGCGCTGACCCTGCCGGGCGCGTTCGTGATCGGCATGTACGACGGCTTCCTCGGGCCGGGCACCGGGACGTTTGCGATGTTCATGTTCGCGCTGGCGGGCTTCAATCTGGTGAAGTCCGGCGGGAACGCCCGTACGCTGAACTTCGCCACGAACCTGGGCGCGTTCCTGTTCTTCCTGATCGGTGGGCAGATGGTGTGGTGGCTGGGCCTGCCGATGGGCGCCGCGAACGCGCTGGGCGCCACGCTGGGCGCGCGGATGGCGATGCTGCGCGGCAGCGGGTTCGTGAAGGCGGTGTACGCGGTGATCGTGCTGCTGGTGGCCATGCGCCTGTTCTTCGTCCGCTGA
- the hcp gene encoding hydroxylamine reductase, whose product MTLNPTIPAPTPMYCNQCQEASKGVACTLVGVCGKTDELSSAMDVLLHACKGVALYARALRAERLPVDPAVGLYLTQSLFATITNANFDEDVILRRVQEGLRLRGALQAQLGRTLPHGSATFLVDSREDVLAFAPRAGFLMTADEDVRSLHSLILFGLKGLAAYYDHAWNLGHTDEAIEAFVEEALAATTEPHSVPDLITLTLKTGEYGVKALALLDRANTGTYGKPEATRVNIGVRGNPGILVTGHDLRDLEDLLRQTEGTGVDVYTHGEMLPAHYYPAFKKYAHFAGNYGGAWWEQNAHFQAFGGPVLFTTNCIVPLKAGNTYLDRMYTTGASGYPGATHIPDRLPGGEKDFSALIAQARSCPAPTPLEEGEILGGFAHDQVLALADQVVDAVKTGQIRKFFVMAGCDGRFKSRSYYADFAQELPQDTVILTAGCAKYRYNKLDLGTVAGIPRVLDAGQCNDSYSLAVIALKLKEAFGLDDINDLPIAYNIAWYEQKAVIVLLALLHLGVKNIHLGPTLPAFLSPNVAKVLMENFGIAGIGTVQEDMRAFLA is encoded by the coding sequence ATGACCCTGAACCCCACCATCCCCGCCCCCACCCCCATGTACTGCAACCAGTGTCAGGAGGCCAGCAAGGGCGTCGCCTGCACCCTGGTTGGCGTGTGCGGCAAGACCGACGAACTCTCCAGCGCCATGGACGTCCTGCTGCACGCCTGCAAGGGCGTGGCGCTGTACGCCCGGGCCCTGCGCGCCGAACGGCTCCCCGTGGACCCTGCCGTGGGCCTGTACCTCACGCAGTCGCTGTTCGCCACGATCACCAACGCCAACTTCGACGAGGACGTCATCCTGCGCCGCGTCCAGGAGGGCCTGCGGCTGCGCGGCGCCCTGCAGGCCCAGCTGGGCCGCACCCTTCCGCACGGCAGCGCCACCTTCCTCGTGGACAGCCGGGAGGACGTGCTGGCCTTCGCGCCCCGCGCCGGCTTCCTGATGACTGCCGACGAGGACGTCCGCTCGCTGCACTCCCTGATCCTGTTCGGGCTCAAGGGGCTCGCCGCGTACTACGACCACGCCTGGAACCTGGGTCACACCGACGAGGCCATCGAGGCGTTCGTGGAAGAAGCCCTGGCGGCCACCACCGAGCCCCACAGTGTGCCCGACCTGATCACCCTGACCCTGAAGACCGGCGAGTACGGCGTGAAGGCCCTGGCCCTGCTGGACCGCGCGAACACCGGCACCTACGGCAAGCCCGAGGCGACCCGCGTGAACATCGGCGTGCGCGGCAACCCCGGCATCCTGGTCACCGGGCACGACCTGCGGGACCTGGAGGACCTGCTGCGGCAGACCGAGGGCACCGGCGTGGACGTGTACACCCACGGCGAGATGCTGCCCGCCCACTACTACCCCGCCTTCAAGAAGTACGCCCACTTCGCCGGGAACTACGGCGGCGCGTGGTGGGAGCAGAACGCGCACTTTCAGGCGTTCGGCGGGCCCGTGCTGTTCACCACGAACTGCATCGTGCCGCTCAAGGCCGGGAACACCTACCTGGACCGCATGTACACCACCGGCGCCTCCGGGTACCCCGGCGCCACGCACATCCCGGACCGCCTGCCGGGCGGCGAGAAGGACTTCAGTGCGCTGATCGCCCAGGCCCGCAGCTGCCCCGCGCCCACCCCGCTGGAGGAGGGGGAGATCCTGGGCGGCTTCGCGCACGATCAGGTGCTCGCGCTGGCCGATCAGGTCGTCGACGCCGTGAAAACCGGGCAGATCCGCAAGTTCTTCGTGATGGCCGGCTGCGACGGCCGCTTCAAGAGCCGCAGCTACTACGCCGACTTCGCGCAGGAACTCCCGCAGGACACCGTGATCCTCACGGCCGGCTGCGCGAAATACCGCTACAACAAGCTGGACCTGGGCACCGTCGCCGGCATTCCGCGCGTGCTGGACGCCGGGCAGTGCAACGACTCGTACTCGCTGGCCGTGATCGCCCTGAAACTCAAGGAGGCGTTCGGGCTGGACGACATCAACGACCTGCCCATCGCGTACAACATCGCGTGGTACGAGCAGAAGGCCGTGATCGTCCTGCTGGCGCTGCTGCACCTGGGCGTGAAGAACATCCACCTCGGCCCGACCCTGCCGGCGTTCCTGTCCCCGAATGTGGCGAAGGTGCTCATGGAGAACTTCGGGATTGCCGGGATCGGCACCGTGCAGGAGGACATGCGGGCCTTCCTGGCCTGA
- the msrA gene encoding peptide-methionine (S)-S-oxide reductase MsrA — protein MTTPDPQTPQAGRTEQAILAGGCFWCTEAVMQDVRGVLKVESGYIGGHTPTPDYRSVCSGQTGHAEAVRVTFDPAQVSYEDLLGLFFATHDPTTLNRQGADVGTQYRSALFPLTPEQDAAARRMIADLTAQDTFGRPIVTGIEPAATFHVAEAYHQNYYANNPNQGYCMAVIAPKVAKLRAHYADKLRR, from the coding sequence ATGACCACCCCAGACCCACAGACCCCCCAGGCCGGCCGGACCGAACAGGCGATCCTCGCCGGAGGCTGCTTCTGGTGCACCGAGGCCGTCATGCAGGACGTGCGCGGCGTCCTGAAGGTCGAGAGCGGCTACATCGGCGGGCACACCCCCACCCCCGACTACCGCAGCGTGTGCAGCGGCCAGACCGGGCACGCCGAGGCCGTGCGCGTCACCTTCGACCCCGCCCAGGTCAGCTACGAGGACCTGCTCGGCCTGTTCTTCGCCACGCACGACCCCACCACCCTCAACCGCCAGGGCGCCGACGTCGGCACCCAGTACCGCAGCGCCCTGTTCCCCCTCACGCCCGAACAGGACGCCGCCGCCCGCCGCATGATCGCCGACCTCACCGCGCAGGACACCTTCGGGCGGCCCATCGTGACAGGCATCGAACCGGCCGCGACCTTCCACGTCGCCGAGGCCTACCACCAGAACTACTACGCGAACAACCCGAACCAGGGCTACTGCATGGCCGTCATCGCTCCCAAGGTCGCCAAGCTGCGCGCCCACTACGCCGACAAACTCCGCCGCTAA
- a CDS encoding DUF808 domain-containing protein: protein MSGGLVALLDDVAVIARLAAASIDDIGAAAGKAGVKAIGVVVDDTAVTPQYVQGFTPDRELPIIKKIALGSLRNKLVFILPAAMLLSQFLPWALTPLLMVGGAYLCFEGAEKIHEALTGEHHGDDSESAAAIGSPEHEKLMVSGAIRTDFILSAEIMALSLAEVAGEPFGSRLAILVVVAIMITALVYGVVALIVKMDDLGLKLANARTGSGQALGRALVKGMPKVLSVLSVVGTAAMLWVGGHILLVGLDTLGWHEPVHILHDWEHAAEEATPVAPGLVKWLVETLGSLLFGWFVGSVITTVLRFLPKKHAAAAH from the coding sequence GTGAGTGGCGGGCTGGTGGCCCTGCTGGACGACGTGGCCGTGATCGCGCGGCTGGCGGCGGCGTCCATCGACGATATCGGTGCGGCGGCTGGGAAGGCCGGCGTGAAGGCGATCGGGGTGGTCGTGGACGACACGGCCGTGACCCCGCAGTACGTGCAGGGGTTCACGCCGGACCGCGAGCTGCCGATCATCAAGAAGATCGCGCTGGGGTCGCTGCGGAACAAACTGGTGTTCATCCTGCCGGCCGCCATGCTGCTCAGCCAGTTCCTCCCGTGGGCGCTGACGCCGCTGCTGATGGTGGGTGGCGCGTACCTGTGCTTCGAGGGCGCCGAGAAGATCCACGAGGCGCTGACCGGCGAGCATCACGGCGACGACAGTGAGTCGGCCGCGGCGATCGGCTCACCCGAGCACGAGAAGCTGATGGTGTCCGGGGCGATCCGCACTGACTTTATCCTGTCGGCCGAGATCATGGCGCTGTCCCTGGCGGAGGTCGCCGGTGAACCGTTCGGGTCGCGCCTGGCGATCCTGGTCGTGGTGGCGATCATGATCACGGCGCTGGTGTACGGCGTGGTGGCCCTGATCGTGAAAATGGACGACCTGGGCCTGAAACTGGCGAACGCCCGCACCGGTAGTGGGCAGGCCCTGGGCCGCGCGCTCGTGAAGGGCATGCCGAAGGTGCTGTCCGTGCTGTCCGTGGTGGGCACGGCCGCGATGCTGTGGGTGGGCGGCCACATCCTGCTGGTGGGCCTGGACACGCTGGGCTGGCACGAGCCGGTGCACATCCTGCACGACTGGGAGCACGCCGCCGAGGAGGCCACGCCGGTCGCGCCGGGGCTCGTGAAGTGGCTGGTGGAAACGCTGGGCTCGCTGCTGTTCGGGTGGTTCGTGGGTTCGGTGATCACCACCGTGCTGCGCTTCCTGCCGAAGAAGCACGCGGCCGCCGCGCACTGA
- a CDS encoding DUF3208 domain-containing protein — MSSERQATGDPPHDDATPAAGRAAVRLLQGYVWHPRDAEMDLDTFLPREVDLPAHSGTTETDPEPARVLWDEVTPPFAFFENGEPTASQAFYQFTVLRVYEVRPGNDALHADAQEVSELLGPLLEATPQGVGWQVWEDLRDL, encoded by the coding sequence GTGAGCAGTGAACGGCAGGCGACCGGCGACCCCCCGCACGACGACGCGACCCCAGCGGCCGGCCGCGCCGCCGTGCGCCTCCTGCAGGGGTACGTGTGGCACCCCCGGGACGCGGAGATGGACCTCGACACCTTCCTCCCGCGGGAAGTGGATCTCCCCGCCCACTCGGGCACCACCGAGACGGACCCGGAGCCCGCGCGGGTGCTGTGGGACGAGGTGACGCCTCCCTTCGCCTTCTTCGAGAACGGCGAACCCACCGCCAGTCAGGCCTTCTACCAGTTCACGGTGCTGCGCGTGTATGAGGTCCGCCCCGGCAACGACGCCCTGCACGCCGACGCCCAGGAGGTCAGTGAACTGCTGGGGCCGCTGCTGGAGGCCACGCCGCAGGGGGTGGGCTGGCAGGTCTGGGAGGACCTGCGCGACCTGTGA
- a CDS encoding PIG-L deacetylase family protein has product MTDARTRPPTLLAVFAHPDDEAFSVGGTLTHYARRGVRVVVACATRGEAGKITVPGMTVDDLGAQREQELRDACRALEIEEPVFLGFHDSGRFERTRHDDPRALMNASVLDVEARVRDVIAQLEPDVLVTFDPHGAYGHIDHLQIHRAATAAYFSSGHLPGGGPQRLYYTALTAAAAQGLSRMGQNLDPQLYGVSDGTVAVRMDVRAYAGNKKAALAAHGTQMGEQSLMGRMSAKERQAMETQMLGVEHFSLGGTRTALPAFPLRGLFEGLEGLDTLDA; this is encoded by the coding sequence ATGACCGACGCCCGGACCCGCCCCCCCACGCTGCTCGCCGTGTTCGCCCACCCGGACGACGAGGCCTTCTCGGTGGGCGGCACGCTCACGCACTACGCCCGCCGGGGCGTGCGGGTGGTCGTGGCCTGCGCCACGCGCGGCGAGGCCGGGAAGATCACGGTGCCCGGCATGACCGTGGACGACCTGGGCGCCCAGCGCGAGCAGGAACTCCGGGACGCCTGCCGCGCCCTGGAGATCGAGGAACCGGTGTTCCTGGGGTTCCACGACTCGGGCCGCTTCGAGCGCACCCGGCACGACGACCCGCGCGCCCTGATGAACGCCAGCGTGCTGGACGTGGAGGCCCGGGTGCGGGACGTGATCGCGCAGCTGGAGCCGGACGTGCTGGTGACCTTCGATCCGCACGGCGCGTACGGCCACATCGACCACCTTCAGATTCACCGGGCGGCCACCGCGGCCTACTTCAGCTCCGGGCACCTGCCGGGCGGCGGGCCGCAGCGCCTGTACTACACGGCCCTGACCGCCGCGGCCGCGCAGGGCCTGTCGCGCATGGGCCAGAATCTGGACCCGCAGCTGTACGGGGTGAGTGACGGCACGGTGGCCGTGCGCATGGACGTGCGGGCCTACGCCGGCAACAAGAAGGCGGCCCTGGCGGCGCACGGCACGCAGATGGGCGAGCAGAGCCTGATGGGCCGCATGAGCGCCAAGGAGCGGCAGGCCATGGAGACGCAGATGCTGGGCGTCGAGCACTTCAGCCTGGGCGGCACCCGCACGGCGCTGCCCGCGTTCCCGCTGCGCGGCCTGTTTGAAGGCCTGGAGGGCCTGGACACGCTGGACGCCTGA
- a CDS encoding ParA family protein, translated as MPTVIAVTSEKGGVGKSTLAVHLTAAFAGRGLNAALIDEDGRVGSSRRWAQRAEQVGQPLPFPVYEPDDVKPRKLADLDVLVIDTEGRPKRRDQRALAGRADLILVPSGPSPLELEATLDLVDYLHEHGSGRGACRVVLTRVPAVGQGGEAAREDLRDGGVTVCNTLIRQYAAYTRAAEQGGLVRDLPDPRAQAAWGDVLALSRELQ; from the coding sequence ATGCCGACCGTGATCGCCGTGACCTCCGAGAAGGGTGGCGTGGGCAAGAGCACCCTGGCGGTGCACCTCACGGCCGCGTTCGCCGGGCGCGGCCTGAACGCCGCCCTGATCGACGAGGACGGCCGGGTCGGCAGCAGCCGCCGCTGGGCGCAGCGTGCGGAACAGGTCGGCCAGCCGCTGCCCTTCCCGGTGTACGAACCGGACGACGTGAAACCGAGGAAACTGGCGGACCTGGACGTGCTCGTCATCGACACCGAGGGACGCCCGAAACGCCGGGATCAGCGCGCGCTGGCCGGCCGCGCCGACCTGATCCTGGTGCCCAGCGGCCCCAGCCCCCTGGAACTGGAGGCCACGCTGGACCTCGTGGACTACCTGCACGAGCACGGCAGCGGGCGCGGCGCGTGCCGAGTGGTGCTGACGCGCGTTCCTGCGGTCGGCCAGGGGGGCGAGGCCGCCCGCGAGGACCTGCGGGACGGCGGGGTGACCGTGTGCAACACCCTGATCCGGCAGTACGCGGCGTACACCCGCGCGGCCGAGCAGGGTGGCCTCGTGCGCGACCTGCCGGACCCGCGCGCCCAGGCGGCCTGGGGGGACGTGCTCGCCCTGTCCCGGGAGCTGCAGTGA
- the gluQRS gene encoding tRNA glutamyl-Q(34) synthetase GluQRS: protein MHLGNARTALLAWLHSRVVGARHLLRFEDLDRGRVRPWAYDVLRRDLEWLGLTWDEEYIQSKRLDLYASALEHLPTYPCTCTRRDIQAAIQDSAGAPHGTEPVYSGTCRTRPSHPDRPAALRWRVPDLTVCAQDLYRQETLCQHLPGEVGDLVLRRNDGVYAYHLAVVVDDAAMGVTDIVRGADLWPATPRQIALQRALGAPTPAYLHVPLMNDHAGLRLAKRDGAPPVRAYREEGTPPGRLLAELARSLGWTVPDEVTAADLQGHWRAELADRGLSPPSS, encoded by the coding sequence ATGCACTTGGGGAATGCGCGGACGGCGCTGCTGGCGTGGCTGCATTCCCGGGTGGTGGGGGCGCGGCATCTGCTGCGGTTCGAGGACCTGGACCGGGGCCGGGTGCGGCCGTGGGCGTACGACGTGCTGCGCCGGGACCTGGAGTGGCTGGGTCTCACCTGGGATGAAGAATATATCCAATCGAAGCGACTTGACCTGTATGCCAGTGCTCTAGAACACCTCCCCACCTACCCCTGCACCTGCACCCGCCGCGACATCCAGGCCGCCATCCAGGACAGCGCAGGTGCCCCCCACGGCACCGAACCCGTGTACTCAGGCACCTGCCGCACCCGGCCCAGCCACCCGGACCGGCCGGCCGCCCTGCGCTGGCGCGTGCCGGACCTCACCGTCTGCGCCCAGGATCTCTACCGCCAGGAAACCCTCTGCCAGCACCTGCCGGGCGAGGTGGGCGACCTCGTGCTGCGCCGCAACGACGGCGTGTACGCCTACCACCTCGCCGTGGTCGTGGACGACGCCGCCATGGGCGTGACCGACATCGTCCGCGGCGCCGACCTGTGGCCCGCCACGCCCCGCCAGATCGCCCTGCAACGCGCCCTGGGCGCCCCCACGCCCGCGTACCTGCACGTGCCCCTGATGAACGACCACGCCGGCCTGCGCCTCGCCAAGCGGGACGGCGCGCCCCCGGTGCGGGCCTACCGGGAGGAGGGCACGCCACCGGGCCGCCTCCTGGCCGAGCTGGCCCGCAGCCTGGGCTGGACGGTGCCCGACGAGGTGACCGCCGCCGACCTGCAAGGCCACTGGCGGGCGGAACTGGCGGACCGGGGGCTTAGCCCACCCAGTTCCTGA